One Eurosta solidaginis isolate ZX-2024a chromosome 1, ASM4086904v1, whole genome shotgun sequence genomic window, gtccacctctattgtggccttaagatctccctcgaagcgcagatagggaatcatgtagtctgttcgtcttgtgattgatgacggtatactactatggccatatggtcggcgctcaagctgccccgaagcaccgagcctggttgcggtcgttaacgctttgttctttgctaccaggtctacaggtggaatgtgcagaatggcatacagtgcagccgtcgtggttgttttcagggctcccgtaatgctaagcatcgatagtctgcataccccctctaattttttgaggtatgttgttttttgtgtggctttctaccaaacaagaactccatagtatagaatagggcttacaatcgctgtaaaaacccagtgagaaagagagggcgataggccccacgtacaccccagcattcttttacatgcatagagtgccgttgaggccttcttgaccctctcctccacgttgagcttccatgacagcttactgtctaggatgattcctaaatattttgtgcaaggtttctcctgtaaggtcacccctcctaacttaggcctggtccaatttgggaccctgtacctctttgtaaacaagaccatatccgccttctccgcattgactttcaacccaacattagatgcccaggtatgagtATCCCGAAGCGccagatccatcaaagaactaatcgttggaaggcactttccacttatgacatttgcaacgtcatctgcgtaagcagtaagttttacgggtccctcatggaattgcctgagcagttggttgatgaacagcgtccacagcagaggtgatagcacccctccttgCGGCGTGCccatgtccactgatttcgtggcctcgtagaATCCCCATTGTTATGTAATcctcctgcaatttaacatgcagccgatccatctggttaaggctggatgtactttaatgtaattaagaccatccataatcgcccattttgcaacattattgaaagccccggcaatgtccaagaagactcctagagcatactccttatattccagggatttctctatgcttattaccaccctatgcaatgcggtgtctaccgacttgcctttggtgtatgcatgctgtgttgtggagagcagcttttcatccacgttggactttatgtacacatctatcaacctctcaaaggttttgagcagaaatgaagttaagctaatgggtctgtagtctttggatacacgtgaccgatcttccccgcctttggtagaaaagctaaacgagcagttctccaagagtgcggtacatgattcagtcttatgcacccattgaatattattttaagccattccacgaccgccctacttgtagcatggtcgggaatataccatctgggcccagcgatttaaacttagaaaacgtcttcactgcccacacGGTCTTGgtatcggttgttgttgttgttgttgtagcgattaggttactccccgaaggctttggggagtgttatcgatgtgatggtcctttgtcggatacagatccgatacgctccggtaacacagcaccactaGACTATTGACAGACTATTGATTCGTGATATATATGAACAATGCCACCAGTATACTCTCGGCTTTAATCTAATCAGAGctattaactaaaataaaaattttcctctCAAACTCGTTTAGGCAGAGTCCAACTAGTTGTATCTGAAAAAATCGTTTAGCTACCGTAAAATTGACTACAGGGCTTGTAAAGAAACTACTACTTGAAAAGAAACGTTAAAATCGCCCGCTTGACATACATAAATTCTTACAAAGAATATTTGCATACTGCGGTATTTACAGGCGTTCGCGATAGTATGCTTGGTGTGCATGTGGTTGTGAGCACAAACAAGTTTCCAATGAGATTAAAAGCCACAGTCAACAATAACAGAAACAACGCGTTTTTAACTGAATCTTGCTGCACAACAAACAAGTAGAAATAGCAGTCAATAAACCTACAATAGCAGCtgtaaaaacaacaataatacacAAATTTCCGCTAGGCAGTCAGCCACTCGCTCAGTTGGTGAGCGAAATAGTTAGGCGCTCAGTTATGATTATTGCAAAAACAATGCGAATAAACGACTGAAATGTTTGTACTCATGCCTACGCATCACTCTGACAAGTACCACTGACTGACTCACTAATTGgccagccctattctgcatttcgaaccattgtttactatatagtttggcagcttaaattgaggttatgttgcgaatagagtggaaggcagtcgaatgacgtataatgaaggaatgatgttcggagctttttcaaaatatgcccaaaatcctgaatcacaaaaggagggagtgtagttaagtacgaaaatgaaaaaatttagttaggttttgctccttttttagcatgagattttaattttaaaaatgtaatatacaaagcAATGTTCATTCGATTACTATTTTAGCAGaagattttcatttaaaaaatgtaatatataaaccaatattcattttttattactcattttatcaaTGCGGCTTCGCATATACTTTACAAtggcatgatttttatttttacgatttattcctcaatgaaaataaatgaaacacgtcaTTAATCATGTTTTTTTCTTCTCTGTATTGAAAATAGCAGAAGTAAAATCCCAATGtcatactacttttatataataaaaatgattttatgcatgcaagcattttatacctacgcataatattgtaacgaatttgcttgcaaatcctcttatttgcaatcctccgctaagttcgaatcactaaactgttgaataaataactccaatttgtaataatgcaaaatagcctttattaaagtacttcacaataacaaactgtgcaacgaatagcttgcttaataaccacactgattgatagctcaatgaaactctactattcaaaataacactgctattgctcgctagatatcgtcttaatcaaactgcttgacaactcaaatcaaactgaattacttcttactcgcttgccccgcttttatagtttacgctgcatacttctaggctcttcgatttccagaacttactagttgtttcggctacaaaatcgccagccacaactacgtgcacaaattattgctctctcttgtgacaactaaaataagatatatgcatgtgtttgtgcattgccgctccgctgctcgtatacgtacatatgtgtagacgcaattatttattcgtttatgtagatacataatgattgaattattgatgtgcattcacgccactgcttagcatcggcctggagatggcagcactccttagttttgctaatattcgtaacactgccctccacctaagtctgatcgtcccgatcagacaaatctcccaatctaaacgccgctagcatctccaaatgtaccacccttctaatccgtggtttcccagtggtttgtatgcggtagatggtatcactgatcttcttcacaactttgtacgggccttcccaactgcaccgaaattgggctggaacacctttccgccggtgagggttgtttaacagtaccaaatctccattccggaaaccttccgaatttttttccctgtcgtacctgtgttccatcttactactcattattctggatcgttctctcgcactctgttgcttggtcaatgaagaactactttgtagagcttgttcttgacggattggcttcacatactcagtatcgttccgacgtttcccaacaaaagtgcgcgctggcttgaaaccatccttgcattctttctgaaaaattctttcagtcattttagtgcgtccattagggtttgttgatgccggtcttttcctcgcaggtacttttaatttcgctttatttggcacattagatccatcaacctttgctcgatctactttccttgactttcgtggtctctgtcgaatctcctccaccagcactcgcttactgctgaaccctttttctaagctgaagttaagtggcgcatcttggttctcataatgcatcacccttctctgcatatcgatcttgatgtcatggtcaaccaagaaatccactcccaatataacttcatcaacgatctccgccacaacgaatttgtgtagaaccatgaccttcccaattaggacttcacatattacttctccctggtcttggttatattcgcctgtgaccgtacgcaacctcgctccaggtaatgactttactctcttgtagaccaaatcagatcgaatcaaggaatgagatgcgcccgtatctacagtcagtacacgcttcttgccatccacattccctctgacggtaagactgcttgatttccttccaagttgcgacacagatatcacagggcattcaatagcgggggcaagttttcgttctttatctcttactcgctcttgctcatctcctccagctttgcgtttacggccacccacattgttggaactattaggaccaagatcacaatgacgtgcaatgtgaccggacttcccgcatttgaagcatttgataactttttcactccgcttttgcgatcctttcagcacctccaatattgcgtctacccactctggcctttctacttccacacggcgtgctttgaaaactggcttacacagaagcgacgctgtttcctgaatcagagcttgtgacaccgtttctgcgaatgttggctttgggtttgcgtatgtagctcgcttcgtttccacgtctcgtatgccatttataaaactctggatttttaccctctcggtgtattccacgggtgcgtccgcatttgcgagatgagccaacctttcaacatctgaagcaaactcctgcaaagtctcgttagctttttggtagcggttttgcaattctatttgaaatatctgttttctgtgttcgcttccgtatcgccgttctacagcagccatcaatgcgtcataactgttccgctctccttcgggaatcgtctgtaggattttcgctgctggccccttcaatgccacgaacaatgcagcaactttatcttccgcattccagttgttcactgctgcggtcttctcaaactgaagcttgaagacctggaaaggaacagaaccgtcaaaagatggagtttttacctttgtattactcgctgaagcagccggccgattaagttgcaattcctgtatacgacctctcaacgcatccacctctgcctcgaatttttcttcaaactgcattattttttcgtccatgcgcgcttcgagttttgatgatatacgcgcctcttgtgcttctagttgtactgttatgcgtgtctcttgttctttcagttgggtttccatatatgtcttttgttcttccagctgtgatgacatatttgtggatatttgtgatgacatttctgttatacgtgtttcttgtgcttcaatcttcgatgttatttctgacgacatttgtgcaatatgtgtcttctgttcttccaattgtgatgacatgttggtagatatttgtgatgacatttcggacatttgtgccgatattgcagccaatatcatgttcaggcctgtgttcgccattgtctgcggtgtttcatttttctcttcaatttttgttatctcctcgccatcaagatgaaagacatgctcttccacatcaattccttctgcttccattgcttctcgtagccgtgcctgaagttcgagtttaacgccgcttgtattcaatccacggctctccaactccttcttcagttgcgggatcttcaattcacttaactttgccatgtccttgttgtcctctagaatttattcaacaattcctcttctgacaccaattgtaacgaatttgcttgcaaatcctcttatttgcaatcctctgctaagttcgaatcactaaactgttgaataaataactccaatttgtaataatgcaaaatggcctttattaaagtacttcacaataacaaactgtgcaacgaatagcttgcttaataaccacactgattgatagctcaatgaaactctactattcaaaataacactgctattgctcgctagatatcgaaAAAAGTGtggtagctgctaacgaaaactgcgtaaaatttttatcgtaaagtTACAAAGAactatccttatttactttcaaacgagcacttaattgcatctctctttaaaatccatatagtTTGGAcaattttgtttaacaaattgtgataattTATTACCGGGGAAGATTGCTAAAAGACGTCCAAacccgtcgggggaggtattaatagacgcgttatTGCTTCGCtttcaataattcgaatactttttcgcctttggactatttataacaggacaaaacgcgtcttttcatatctctttcaacatttttggacgggttattgcagtcgacctcggtttcaaactgtttttcgcggagaaattttgaacgggtagaaaaacttagcacccgtgtttgtattcttaatactggaataactacgcgtcctcagataccccaattcaagacttttgtataattttctgtaggacccatatagctgcactacattttcatactaaatttgttaaaaaaaatttatcatcacagcaacccatatctgatattccgctccttttttttgtttccctgcgtcgctttccacgacagcaaccccggacacgtcgttcagtgtcaaacgcatgttccactgagttccacaatagtttgacacaatagttgttccactgagttccacaatagtttgacactgaccgaagtgtcaaaggGCAGTGTGTTAGAAGGAGATAGGAATTGTTTCcatctcatacatatcatacttgtaaacctgtactatggtaaCGTCGTCCCGTCAAGTTcgtttttccccacaactcatccgcgtgctataaaaggacgctattcatgtggttgagaataaaatggcggatagtgctgGAATCGAAGTGACAAAAGGTTAAATTAAAAGCATTTAtagtacttggagtaaaccatcaAATCAGAAAGAAATTAAAAGCATTTATCGAAAAGAAGCAGCTGTTTATATTTGAACGAGAGTAAATACAAACAACTTAAACTCTACAAACGTGTTTCGAAATTCATATTATACATATATCCGAGTGCGCTCTTATCCAGTCCAAATGTGTAGAGATCTTTGCAGAAACATCGGGTTCATTACTGCCACAATCATCAATCACGAAGCCAGTCACGGCCACTAGCTTGTCGACCAAAATTGCAGGACCACCAGAATCGCCAAAACAGAAACCCTCATTAACCGGACGAGCTAAACAATATAAGTCAGAAGTATCCAAAATAAATACGTCATTACATGCTGATCTTGGCAAAACCTTTTCGGTAGTATATTGCAATTTTGTCGCTAAGGTGCCAGAGGGCGACTGTCGTCCCCACCCAGCTATAGTCACTGGTGTGCCGGCAGGTACCTCCGTAGTATCCAATGCGATAGCTTTTATAGTATCAGAATAAACGAGCGGTGTTTTCACGCGAAGAATTGATAAATCATGTAATTTATGAAAATAATTCTCATTAGCAACGATTTCAGCAACTTCAACGATTTCTCCACCACACAGGCGCTCATTGGAACCCGCACGAATAGAATATTTTTTGACGTCTTCCCTGTAAAGATGAAAATGTAAGTATTGTATTCGCTGTGTAAATCGATAAAAACATTACAAGATAAATTTACTATTGTCATCGATGTGGCCAACACAATGTGCGGCTGAGAGTACATATCGATTACTTAAAATCGATCCACCACAAATATGTAGATCTTCCTTTATTACGGATACTATAAATGGAAACTGTCCTATTGTGGCGTCAACACCTTTAAGTATACGCATGTCGTTGGAGGGTTTAGCGCTAGTAGATGTGACTACCACGAAACAGAGTGCTATAATGGCGAATACTTTGCACATACTTCCTGATGTTTAAGAAAAAAactgaattttaaatttatacgAGTCTACCTTATATAGGTAAAGTAGATtaatatgatttgaaaaaaaaagtatgctcTCCCAAACTTGAAGGTGGTGGGTGCTGGATTACCATATATCTGTCGAATATCgagatatatttttttgttattcttgcGACATTTACTACACTATACGACAAAATCACGTTTTCGGgaccaaaccaattttttttagCCATAAGCAAACAAGTAATTTCTCTCTTTTTCGAAGTAAGCCTCCAAAATAAATATGCTGACTTACGATGTTCGAAAATCGGGCCATTCTAatatgtttgttttttatttattgtgctaaaaatataaaaaaaaaaacaaaacaaatttttatacaagaTTAGgtaagactgaatgagtccatagtgttactagaagtttgttaAACGACCAAACCAAGACCTggaatgttataaaataattctacTATTACTGCTTCTAGATGTGATAGTTGTATCTGCTCTTTTAGTTGTAGTGTTATTTGAACTTCGTACTTCTACTTCATTATAACTTTTGCCAAAGTGAAAAAAGCAAAGTTAGATAGCGGATTCGATCCCAGCGCGTTGAAATGCCAGAttatgctttcctcttctgcgagttcagggtatttaactTTAAGACTGGAGTTCGCCGGGAAATTCGCGGCATGGAAGTCGGAcgtctttttgtggatatcattgAGGACCTTTTTGTGTTCTTCTACATACTGCTGAGTTtccaggtgccgcatttcctcataatgcttgcggagatggcTTGTTAAGTCCCTGGGACGcagggcctcttcaatcagatgtccgttgggatgcccaggtacAGCATTTCATGTCTCTCCCTAATGGAGAGTACTCTCGCCCcactgtgtagatggtgttctggggacattagaagacagcccgtagcgtttctgagagcggtgttttgataggcctgtattttcttccagtaagTAATTTTTAGGCTCGGCAACCATAGCGGGGTAGCCTCATTTATCAAAACATATCATAACATCTTGTATGTGTAACACAATATTTCGAAAGAATTTCTGGAATCTCTGATTTGCAGCACTTTtcataaatgaaattttttatttttggattttcagCAATAAATTTAAACTCCTCGGTTTTGTTAGTAAACCAGAAATGAATGcacgtttttgttttaattgtttaAACTTTTTGGGTTTGTTTTAAGACAATTCCGAGATCTTAGACGTATGACACTATTAAGTTTCAAATTTAAACCCAATAAGATTAAAAAAACAGTTAAGTAAATTAAAGGAGTTTGAATTTAGatacaaagaaatttaaaatatttcttaagcagatgaatggcttaaaatttgtgtttaaaattttaacaaattgaattttcaacagtaaatttataCTCTTGGGTTTTGTTAGTAAGCCAGAAATGTAAACTAGTTGCTATATTAAGATATTATTTTTGGGTttggttttaaaacaattttgagaatcaattaagtttaaaatttaaaccagaTAAGATTAGAAAACAGTATAGTAAATTGAAGAGTTTTGAATCAAGgcaaaaatcttgaaaaattgcttaaaccgatgaatggtttaaaatttagactCTAATTTCTAACCGTACAGGTAAGGTTGAACTTCCGGTTAGTATGCACATCGTAAGTTTCAtctcttctctcttcagagatatgagccactttgttcttatatcgtaggctttgcacaagatcttagaaattttgcagcaccgcgcttttgtccatgcctttcctgcttaaaggatcatgtgcaactcctgtctccttttgctGTCTCCCAAACTCATTGGGACAACTATCGTCGACTCTTCGAGTACTGCACGCTCCTTTGTCAGCTCATAGGCCTTTTCGTTATCTTCAATCCCTTTATGACCGCAAACCCAATATAGATATAAGGTGCGGTCGGAGCGAAGTCTCtgtaatgcttctttgcattccagtacacttcttgatgaagtattgtatgagattattgccttaatcgacGCCTGACTAGCAGTATATATAAGggcgcgactgcagcttaagcacgcttcctccagaatttctgctgctttctacaccgctacaatttccgcctgaaagacactgcagtgatctgtcaacttgtaggatctacttatttcgggatcgacacagtaaacaacaGACGCGATCCCTTCCGTGAATTTGGAACCATCAGTATACACATGCATAGTGTGCTACACCATTTCCGCACCTTTGCGCCAGCCTTCCGGCACTATCGTGGCCCCATTCTAACGGTGTAAGCTTAAAAAAATGAgtatagataaaaaaataaaataaggcaAATCACGTCtccatttttacttttttaactaTTCAAACACAATAACTAAATCGATAAAATATATAAGGatattcgaacttcgaaagccaatatcgaaaaattgggaaaTTACTTGTTTGCTTATGAATCATtcccttaaaaaaattttatttcttgcaTTAACCAACCGAGTGTTGTACAGTGTTATTTATTCATCTGGTACCGATGTTTTTGTTGAGTTAGTTAATATTAATTTAAGCATAACCCAGCAAAAAGTCATGTGAACAAATTTTGAGCAAACTGATTTTTTGAAACCGATAACCTGTAGATACAAATGCGGGATATTTCATATTCGCAAAatcaagataacttgagcaaaagtttAGTCCCTTTACGAAATTTGGTACCCTGGCTTATCTCGACTTAGAGtacattggtattgaaaatgcccGAAATCGAATCGACATCGAACATttccaaaatttagaaaaatgcgATATTTTAATACGAAAGACTTAGttataaagtgatgaaacttggtccgggggttgaccttatgaaaaaaaatgaaatttggaaaattttggcGTGGCCCGCCCCTTTTTTAGGTAATCTCTATAATACTATTAATACCACAAATCGAACAAAAATCGGCCTATCCTAACGAAATGTGGTATTGGATTGTTTTTGTAACAAAAACTGTTTCTtgcaaaaattggcaaaatcggttgaaagcCAAGACAGACTTtctttcgaaaaatggaaaatatggGACAATGCATTAACAACTACTAGTAAAGTGATGAATTTGGGCGAATGGAATATGTTCGTAAAGCCGAATAAAGATTTAGCAAATTTCTGGCGTGGTGCCGCCCTTATTTGGGAGCAGACACTTTACttggtatatttatttttttatttgttttatatatcgtcgctcgcttgccagaagcatgaatgtgccaaaatgaaaatgttgggaaatcgagtttcaaagtctattgctccctcaaaattagaagaattagtttctaataTATTCACACTATGGTCTTTCACCTGAGATAATTgctctgctcgcatcccttctattttccgagatttagcacattcatttttctggcacaacaaaaattgtaaaaactgatataattttttgttaacacagctatacaaaaaaattaaaagtagtcggatcagctaatgcgactcatgttttctatacattttgatgCACTGAACccaaatacgctataagaattgaACCAAGTGGTGatggtatggccttaacttcaaaacacgtaaaaaattactgcagattgatttttaaataattttagggccaagccaatacctgctaggccaattctgttggcggattgggattcggagcatcacagtacttgggaaaacatccgcggctttgacttatcgaaagtatgtatgtaaatgaaaaagttacacattcaattcaatttcatatacactaatgtgtttttacttaagatattattgcaaaattAGAACTAGTTattattctcatcagaatcagaatcttctgaaatattGGGTTTGGTAAAGCGTTGctctcaagatttttataaaaagaatgataatgtagaatgtttttggccgttaatataaaatattttaaaattttattgagctcaaggccggttttaaataaaacaaataaatatgtttttgttttaatttaatatttatttgttttatttaaaaacggccttgagctcaataaaataaaaaaaaaagaatgatattattttggtataaccagtttttgacacaattttttcaagtattttagttttgattcgagaaaaggcaacggcttcgaataaaccgggtTGCCTTCAATTAAAGAACTATCTTTTTcggatattcagctattaaaaattcttcatcgctataatttttttttgaagaatacctTATATAGCTCATCTTTTGTGTATCTCAACTAGCATATGCATATATCGCATGGGTAGTTTTATAGCTCCCTGGGTAaaacaattataaataaaaaaatcgtcaAACAACTCTGtgtgaacctcgaaaagttttggtgagTTACGAGCTCCTCTTATAATTTGTACCCAATCTACAGGCACGTATACCggaacattcgaacatacgaatgtgtgctgttcttactttttttcaaaaattgtttagccatatcaacgaatgtgtcatacaaacaggaaaatCATTACCTTTTTGCCAGCCCGAAACATGAATCTGCTACATTCATTTTTCTcgctcaactttgtgtgattgaattgtacattcatgaaaatggcactgcaaattattggggtttccatgtgcgtaggaagctctagattgcAGTGCTAACATGCTGTGTTGGCACTGATGTGTTATAGGTGAatatcgaaagtcgatatgagtgttgACACAATAACGAAGCACAGTACTGTCTTACTCACCTCTAATGCCATTCTCTTTTGACGCTTTTGGCGTCATTTAGAAGATATCATTTGTAGCTCAGactgaatattttatttttgggataaaatggttaagaagtatttcaattgaacaaaaaacgttacaaagattttttttgcaaaatgaaGAGAAATATAATTTGCAATCCGAAGACATTTTACggactctaaacgcagggtgaaagggtttcgatcatccatgaaattccaagataatatttccagcgatgatcaagagattgcCGGATTCTTTgcggaaattttaaaattaaattactctattgagaccaaagTTTCGCTTAATGAATATCCATACTATATTGATACATGtaattcaatcagagctccatttatatcttcagaagatgtattatcttatttaaagactttaaaagtatcatatacatATGGCCCTGACATGATCTCGACAcagtttcttaaaaaatgtgctgcattAGGGTGCTTACAAGggatatggtgaattttaatttttgttctatctttcggggcactctcttaaaatatgccaatagatcagaaagtggttattgcaaagtttcaggccaatccgataatgttaacacgtgcctcattgaggtcaaagttaggaaaaacagcgattttgcagaaaaaattttagtgtttcgtcagtaaaagcgaaACTATTTACGCCAGGAACTTCACTCGTATATCATAGGTATAGGTAATTTTCTTTGTATTAATTttgataatatttttataaaacggttatttttagcagtatttggcATTTATCCGATCAtcttaaattaatacaaataaaattacctatcgaatgatATACGAGTGAAGTTCCTGGCGTAAATAGTttcgcttttactgacgaaacattaacattttttctgaaaaatcgctgtttttcctaactttgacctcaatgaggcatgtgttaacattatcggatttgCAATAATAATTTTCTGATCTATTAGCAGATTTTAGCAGAGTGCtccgaaagatagaacaaaaattaaaattcac contains:
- the LOC137238218 gene encoding serine protease SP24D-like; this encodes MCKVFAIIALCFVVVTSTSAKPSNDMRILKGVDATIGQFPFIVSVIKEDLHICGGSILSNRYVLSAAHCVGHIDDNSKFILEDVKKYSIRAGSNERLCGGEIVEVAEIVANENYFHKLHDLSILRVKTPLVYSDTIKAIALDTTEVPAGTPVTIAGWGRQSPSGTLATKLQYTTEKVLPRSACNDVFILDTSDLYCLARPVNEGFCFGDSGGPAILVDKLVAVTGFVIDDCGSNEPDVSAKISTHLDWIRAHSDICII